The genomic window TATGATTTCAATGTGTTATCCGAACCTGTCGGCAAATGCCTGGCACTGGCGGGAGAGCACACCAACTTCCAATACCACGGTACCGTCCATGGCGCCCACCTGAGCGGAAAAAAGGCGGCAAAAATAGCAATGAAAACAATGATGTAGCGTTGAAGGCATTTCATGCAAAAAGCCGCAGAAAATGACTTCTGCGGCTCTCAAATATTCAAAATTATGCTGTTAACGCAATGCCTTATGCCTTGGCATCAATATCTTCAAGCACATCCAGAAGCTGGTGCGGAAGGCCGATTGTGTAATCCGGCACTTCATCCTGATTGGCAGGCTCTTTTGGATAACGCGGGGTCCAGTTGATCCAGACAGATTTCATCCCCAACCGGTTGGCTCCTGCCACATCACGTTCAAGGTTATTCCCCACCATGACGCAGCCCGCGTAGTCCTGTTCTTCAAGCCCCAGAAGCTTCACCGCTTCAAGGAACATGCGCGGATCTGGCTTATGGCAACCCACGGCTTCGGAGATGGAGCGCGCATCGAGATTTATGCCAGAAATCCATAGCCTTATGGACGTTCTCAAAGCTCTCAACCAGACCATCAGCCACCAGCGCCACCATGTAGCCGCGCTCTTTGAGCCAATCCACCAGCTTATCCCCGCCCGGGATCGGCTCTGCGGAGAGTACTAGTTCCCCCTCAACGAAAATCTGGGAGCTCTCATCAATCAAAGTATCCCCGCTATCAAGGAACACCGCCTTCACGCCTTTCGCCTCACTGCGCAGCTCTTTCAAAACCGCACGAACCCGAGATGGAATAGAAGCCTTCAGCTCCTCCCAAGGCATCATCTCAACAGAGCGCAGATCGAAGATCTGGTCGAAATGATAGGATGGTTTGAAAGCCTTTGATTTCATATACTTACGCGCGACGTGATGATCATAAGGCTTCAAATCTGCCAGCTCCGCTGCAAACATATCCTGCACCAGAATGGTCCCGGAACCTGCTCGCTCACCGCAGCAAATGGTCGTTATCGCAAAGTTTGACCGCAGCGCTTCAGAACTTGCTGCAAAAGCGTGTTTTCCTGGTTCAGAATAAAGGGTTACACGCCCTTCTTCCATCGGCACCTGACCGTTCCATGTGCTCAACTCACCCGCACAGCCATGGGCGCTGCCTTCCACGCGCACCACTTCCCCAGCTTCAGAAAGGTACACCCAGATGTGCTCCAGCTCGTAAAGGTGTTGGATATCCCAATCCCACCAGATGGCGTACTCAATGGCAAGCGCAGCGCCGTTTAGTTTTATTTTCTGGGCACTTGAGACGGAAACACCGTCCTGATCGTAAAGCGTATATCCTAGCGCAGACGGGAGGAAAGGTTCTTTGTCGTCAAACCGGATAACAGGTGCATGCTGCTTCACCAGCACTGCGATATCTGCTGATGTTGCCTCAGAAAAAGACAGAGGGGCTGCGGAAATATTCAATTGAAACTCCTTGTTCTTCTTGTCCGGGAAGAAGGCTGGCGCTTTATGCAGCGCTTGTAGAAAGAGGAAGGGATCCCTTGCGGGGATGGGAAACGGAACGCCGTTGTTTCAGCTCAACGGGCTTGGTCTCATGCAGGCGCTTGCTGGAAGGATTGCGTATCTTTTCAATGATATAGCGGGCCGCCGATGCTCCCATCTCAGCAATTGGCTGCTGGATGGTGGAGAGCTGCGGCGAGGTGATGCTGCTGATCGGGATACCATCGTACCCGAGGATGGAAACATCCTCCGGCACGCGCAAACCACGGTCAAAGCAGGCATGCATCGCACCAATGGCTGCCGTATCCGTTATCGCAAAAAGCGCTGTTATTTCAGGGTTCTGATCCAACAACTCATTCGCTGTCGCATATCCCAGATCATAACGTTTACGCTCATTGGGTTCCGGCAGATACACCGACTTTTCAATCTGGTATTCGCGGGCAACTTCCAGCAGCCCCCGCATGCGCAGGTTGCCCACGCTCTCCCGGCGCGGGTCATGGTCTGCCTTGGTGGCGAGCACGCCGATGTGTTTATGCCCCAACGCCACCAGATAGCGCATGCCAATGCGCCCACCTTCAGTGTTGTCACAAACCACAAAGGATTCGGAGCGACGGCCGGGCAGAATATCGACATAGACCGTCGGAATATCGTTCGCTTGCAAGCGCTTAACGTTCTTCAGCGTTTCGGCTGCTGAGTTGGAAGGGCGTACTATTGCACCCGCCACTTGCATCTCGATCATGGTCTGCGTGTACTTGCGCTCACGCTCTGCTTCTCCCCGTGTGCAGCAGGAGAGGACTTTGAAGCCCTCATCATGCAGCGTCTTTTCGATGGATACATAGAGCATGGTCGCAAACGGGGATTTCTGGTTTTCCAGAAACAGCGCAACCAGATTGGAATCCTGCCGGCGCAAAGACGTGGCCAGACGGTTGGGGCGATACCCCAACTCATCAATCACAGCCTGAATCTTGGCGCGGGTTTCGTCCTTCACCCGCTCGTCTTTATTCAACACCCGGGAAACGGTTGCCGTTGAAACGCCTGCCTTTTCTGCCACATCACGGATACTTGCCATCGGTGCTACCCCGCCATCGCTTCCAATTGGTCCGCGGGCGTATTTTGCACCACATCAGGGTGATGGCAAGCAAGCATATGATCCGTGCTGATCTCACCAAGTGATGGATCAGAACTCTTACAAATGCTTGTGGCATAACGACATCTCGGCGCAAACGGACAGCCCTTCGGCAAGTTAGCCGGGTCTGGCACGTTGCCCTCCAACCGGATGCGCGTGTCATCCGCATGGGCGTTTGGCACTGGCTCCAGAATCGCACTCATCAACGCTTCGGTGTAGGGGTGCCGAGGGGCATTAAAGATCGTCTCTGTGTCCGCCAGCTCCACAATCCGGCCGGCATACATAACCGCAACACGGTCGCTGATATGCGCCACCACACTCAGGTCATGGCTGATGAACAGGTAGGTGAGGTTCAGCTCTTCCTGCAGATCTTTCAAAAGGTTAAGGATCTGCGCCTGCACAGAAACATCCAGCGCAGACACCGCTTCATCCGCAATGATCACCTTTGGATACGGGGCCAGAGCACGGGCGATGCCGATGCGCTGGCGCTGGCCGCCACTGAAGGCATGAGGATAACGCTTCAGGAACTCCTTTGAGAACCCGATCTTATCCATCACCTCAAGCACGCGCTTTTCAATGTCTTTCTTGCTCTTCAGCTCCTGCCCGACACGCAGCACTTCGGCTATGATGTCGTAGACCGCCATGCGCGGATTGAGCGAGGAGTTTGGATCCTGAAACACCATGCGGATATCCGCCCAGTAAGGACGCAGCTGGCTATCCGTTTTGCCGGTCAGCTCAACCTCTTCCTCCTCAGGGCGGAACATCACCTTGCCATTCGTTGCCTTATGCAGGCCGATAATGGTCTGCCCCAGAGTGGACTTACCGCAACCAGATTCCCCAACAAGACCAAGGGTTTCCCCGCGCCAGATTTTCAGTGACACATCGTTGAGCGAGCGCACAGTTCCGGTCTGGCGGTTGAAGAAGCCAGATCGGATCGGGAAATGCTTACTCACATTTTGCAGTTCCAGAATAGGCGCTTGCGAGCGGTCTACCGGGTTTGGAGCATGGAGGCAGTCATCAACTTGGGAGGTCGACGTATGTAGTGGGACAAGATCCGCCTGTGCCCCAAACCCGTGACAGCGGACGCTTTGCACGCCACTGATCGCAGTCAGCTCCGGTAGTTTCTCGTTACAAAGGCCGGTGACAAAGTGGTCACAACGATCCTGAAACGGACAGCCTTTAGGTCTGTTCTGAAGGCTTGGCACCACACCCGGAATGGCATTCAAACGCGCGCGTCGTTTCCCGTCCGTATGTGGTAGGGAGGCCAAAAGCCCTTTTGT from Microbulbifer sp. MKSA007 includes these protein-coding regions:
- a CDS encoding ABC transporter ATP-binding protein, which translates into the protein MKPLINVTDLSVSFSGDDGKVTALDNISFSIPEGKTVCLVGESGCGKSVTAKALLRILDNHAAIESGRIEYQRADGDLLDLAQGPAKAKHIRAIQGNEISMIYQEPMTSLSPLYTIGNQIVEVLRWHTNLSFEEAKFQAIEMLRLVGIPSAADRFDSYTFELSGGMRQRAMIAMALICNPRLLIADEPTTALDVTTQAIILDLMRELQKTRNMSMLFITHDLGVVADIADEVVIMYLGNVVEQGPVEQILTNPQHPYTKGLLASLPHTDGKRRARLNAIPGVVPSLQNRPKGCPFQDRCDHFVTGLCNEKLPELTAISGVQSVRCHGFGAQADLVPLHTSTSQVDDCLHAPNPVDRSQAPILELQNVSKHFPIRSGFFNRQTGTVRSLNDVSLKIWRGETLGLVGESGCGKSTLGQTIIGLHKATNGKVMFRPEEEEVELTGKTDSQLRPYWADIRMVFQDPNSSLNPRMAVYDIIAEVLRVGQELKSKKDIEKRVLEVMDKIGFSKEFLKRYPHAFSGGQRQRIGIARALAPYPKVIIADEAVSALDVSVQAQILNLLKDLQEELNLTYLFISHDLSVVAHISDRVAVMYAGRIVELADTETIFNAPRHPYTEALMSAILEPVPNAHADDTRIRLEGNVPDPANLPKGCPFAPRCRYATSICKSSDPSLGEISTDHMLACHHPDVVQNTPADQLEAMAG
- a CDS encoding HAD hydrolase-like protein, with amino-acid sequence MFLEAVKLLGLEEQDYAGCVMVGNNLERDVAGANRLGMKSVWINWTPRYPKEPANQDEVPDYTIGLPHQLLDVLEDIDAKA
- a CDS encoding LacI family DNA-binding transcriptional regulator, whose protein sequence is MASIRDVAEKAGVSTATVSRVLNKDERVKDETRAKIQAVIDELGYRPNRLATSLRRQDSNLVALFLENQKSPFATMLYVSIEKTLHDEGFKVLSCCTRGEAERERKYTQTMIEMQVAGAIVRPSNSAAETLKNVKRLQANDIPTVYVDILPGRRSESFVVCDNTEGGRIGMRYLVALGHKHIGVLATKADHDPRRESVGNLRMRGLLEVAREYQIEKSVYLPEPNERKRYDLGYATANELLDQNPEITALFAITDTAAIGAMHACFDRGLRVPEDVSILGYDGIPISSITSPQLSTIQQPIAEMGASAARYIIEKIRNPSSKRLHETKPVELKQRRSVSHPRKGSLPLSTSAA